In a single window of the Carassius gibelio isolate Cgi1373 ecotype wild population from Czech Republic chromosome A12, carGib1.2-hapl.c, whole genome shotgun sequence genome:
- the LOC128025366 gene encoding caspase-7 → MDKETLHNEIEDMEDQEDNGEGDKLDAKPDRRSRFLLFGSKKKDGKLQEKEQSSESHYRIVSPTFQYKMSHRRVGKCIIINNKNFDEKTGMNIRNGTDRDAGELFKCFTNLGFEVNIYNDQTCMNMERLLKKVSEEDHTDSSCFACILLSHGEEGMIYGTDGAIPIKSMTSLFKGDMCKSLVGKPKLFFIQACRGSEFDDGVQTDSGTPNDTIETDANPGHKIPVEADFLFAYSTVPGYYSWRNPGRGSWFVQALCNVLDEFGKQLEIMQILTRVNYMVATNFESWSEDPRFSEKKQIPCVVSMLTKELYFN, encoded by the exons ATGGACAAAGAAACCCTCCATAATGAAATTGAAGATATGGAGGACCAAGAGGACAATGGAGAAGGAGACAAACTAGATGCAAAACCTGACCGTAGATCGAGATTTTTGCTTTTTGGCAG TAAGAAGAAGGATGGCAAGTTGCAGGAAAAAGAGCAGTCTTCTGAAAGCCATTACAGGATTGTTTCACCAACATTCCAGTATAAGATGAGCCACCGGCGCGTTGGCAAGtgcatcatcatcaacaacaagaACTTTGATGAAAAGACAG GGATGAATATACGCAATGGCACAGATCGTGATGCTGGAGAGCTGTTTAAGTGCTTTACAAACTTGGGCTTTGAAGTTAACATCTACAATGATCAGACCTGCATGAACATGGAGAGGCTACTTAAAAAAG TCTCAGAAGAGGACCACACTGACAGCTCCTGCTTCGCCTGCATCTTGCTGAGCCACGGTGAGGAAGGCATGATTTACGGCACAGATGGAGCCATACCCATCAAGAGCATGACCTCGCTCTTCAAAGGAGACATGTGCAAGAGCCTCGTGGGCAAGCCCAAGCTCTTTTTCATCCAG GCTTGTCGGGGTTCAGAGTTTGATGATGGTGTGCAGACAGACTCAGGAACGCCCAATGATACGATAGAGACAGATGCCAATCCAGGACACAAGATTCCGGTAGAGGCGGACTTCCTGTTTGCTTATTCAACTGTGCCAG GTTACTACTCCTGGAGGAACCCAGGCCGAGGCTCCTGGTTTGTCCAGGCTCTCTGTAACGTTCTTGATGAGTTTGGCAAGCAACTTGAGATCATGCAGATTCTCACACGGGTCAACTACATGGTGGCCACCAACTTCGAGTCCTGGTCAGAGGACCCCCGTTTTAGTGAGAAGAAACAGATACCTTGTGTAGTGTCCATGTTGACTAAAGAGCTCTACTTCAACTGA